The following proteins come from a genomic window of Pyxidicoccus sp. MSG2:
- a CDS encoding RHS repeat-associated core domain-containing protein: MKRLLFIVWGVAVAAASCGPSDGGPWDLQAPVARNEGRVVDAPSDTVLPTEVGGDGFAAGRTTGQSAVSPDGAATYSLPLWLPVGRAGVQPELSLNYKSNAGNGPLGLGWSLSTASRITRCGRTFAQDGTVEPVTFTAADAFCMDGQRLVAVQGTYGASGTEYRTEEESFSKVVSLAADANGPLQFKVYLKSGRILTYGLLHNSTLAGERVSAVPVSEESIQTTTDGLENRLAWALAKMEDRSGNSVTFHYSVHHDSAASGYEQTLDRIEYTASSVGAGMPATRFVDFEYVARPDTFITHVSGFKLGSGRRLKEIRVRAPNPTAVGLVRQYRLTYVPDAQSGLSLLDTFQECDGTGACVRPMSFGWTPGSAEFEEVDTGITDATQGSSTFWVLNPVDVDGDGRDDLLYRKPYDENGRYKWTMRTVSPTGQVSGGDDQLNLGLLCWDVKGGHDGRWADVNADGRMDVSLLEIEGCSLNPASRLKHYLRTNHPPPGYNWYGVNGDEGRSSSSFWYADLQGDGLPDLVWVGNPDDTLSRLGYRPNVGGSLQAFQSIQTSEKNDNAQMMVNLDGTGKSSVLILEKINSPWYPGQYEVVGKRYWAVTWRNGAFEKKETTLVRTDVSEKQYFFADITGDGLPDALRAQKTGGDIEVLVNTGNGFAAPYVVSLPAGAKVGAFTKENGIRVLDFNGDGRQDLLLMDNSDGRSQLVVLQSDGTGFVPRALPIPVGQSTTRGFKLSQVLDFNGDGLMDLAQVVNGSLRLYKRKGQASGMLESVTDSLGSQVRFNYKPMVDPSVYTPGTTCSWPQRCQRVGMWLVSEHLADSIVGSMRVRQYLYEDGRMDGMGRGFLGFSAVTVREVAAGTELRVEFDNQTRVGTQYPYARRPRKEVARVTGGGRLQLQTRTVGYDHRVRAGVGGGSVFTVLPETATEEVYDRLESQLETEGLLRRVDAEWDHDWTYGNPTLRRETLGTEVKTWTAQYQNDALAWLIGLATTESETSTVDGVSVTRSRAHAYQPGTALLSSETVEPGDPVLEQVTTYLRDPDGLAYQLTCGGGGLPARTSNITYDTVDRTWPAVMTNSLGHAVSLAYHGGLGVPALEVDENGLTTRRQYDGFGRLRSVDAPGLGDTVFSYAACPSGASCALTVTSQRRTSAAVDGILDEMSTVDRLGRPLSVRKKGFGGEAVYSSNEYDALGRLAKQWVPSPTGFQQVATTFAYDNLGRQLRVTYPDGTSRTWQYEGNKRTAWDEKNNQVVTWTDAHGRVKTTEDVLDTRRVLSTYTYGPFGVLASVTNGYGQGPHFQYDRLGRPTRLDDPDAGSLVTHYNPFGEVTDETDANGDTTVYARDVLGRITTKTNRMGVSRFTWDMPTPSVGKIGMLLSSSQEGDPATSLDDITVVYTYDALKRPVGETWNVEGSVYGFTRTFDDYGLMRQVTYPGVASQQLALDYQYKPWGTLESVKNATSGHVYWRAEGRNGLGQLTSEVFGNGVVSRRQYDLRGRPLFIDTKSGTQPRQALAYEYEANGNMRARHDRVARTTEDFTYDTLDRLKSWTAFQNCGSTAVDYGYDDLGNLKNRTVRQGVGESLSYFYEGTGGAGPHAVSRSSLGSYTYDGNGNQLTAPGRTVEYTPFNLPSRIIQGSQSLTFRYDAMNRRTVKRSSTGDVTVYLGDLYEVRRAAAGTAVHAFNIVGGDRPVAQVAWATSAAGQITAQKVLYLHADHQGSVETLTDEAGAVFERMRYEPFGGRRHPQSLGSPQTRGNNARVRQGFTGHEHDEEVNLINMNGRMYDPTLARFLSADPLMKGPRTSQTLNRYSYVLNNPLRYTDPSGFEINELPVIVYDSWYGGYAVAGGSVARTSPSDGICYVNANGGRCSETIEVQARWIPSAEFSYFVMRTLYSARDNFNIGVEFGKGLLLGGIAGAVPFLALVPPPEGNTKHFYLGYAAALFAWGGVEVIGGGMGLIGGGGAAVGGTAVAATGVGAPVGAPVAVGGVVVAAGSTVAIIVGTVNIIGAINAVQMANKAGNQGTSASGGKDPNKEPKKEIRDADIQPGKNHTANGRLSMEEAVNHVRNGGDVIAPDKSTARSIAEQAGNGRAVWDPPHGDQQKPHYHPLGPDGERAGGHVLY, encoded by the coding sequence ATGAAGAGACTCCTGTTCATCGTGTGGGGTGTGGCAGTGGCCGCGGCGTCCTGTGGTCCCTCGGACGGAGGACCGTGGGACCTGCAGGCCCCGGTGGCGCGCAATGAGGGCCGGGTGGTGGACGCGCCCTCGGACACCGTCCTGCCGACGGAGGTGGGCGGCGACGGTTTCGCGGCGGGGCGCACCACGGGCCAGTCCGCCGTGAGCCCCGACGGGGCGGCGACGTACTCGCTCCCGCTGTGGCTGCCGGTGGGCCGCGCCGGTGTCCAGCCCGAGCTGTCACTGAACTACAAGAGCAATGCGGGCAACGGGCCCCTGGGGCTCGGCTGGAGCCTGTCCACGGCCTCGCGGATTACCCGCTGCGGCAGGACCTTTGCCCAGGACGGGACGGTCGAGCCCGTCACCTTCACGGCCGCGGACGCTTTCTGTATGGATGGCCAGCGCCTGGTGGCGGTGCAGGGTACGTACGGAGCTTCCGGCACCGAGTACCGGACGGAGGAGGAGAGCTTCTCGAAGGTGGTCTCCCTGGCGGCGGATGCCAACGGACCGCTCCAGTTCAAGGTCTACCTGAAGAGCGGGCGCATCCTGACGTACGGCCTGCTTCACAACTCGACCCTGGCGGGCGAGCGCGTCAGCGCCGTGCCCGTGTCCGAGGAGAGCATCCAGACCACGACGGACGGCCTGGAGAACCGGTTGGCCTGGGCGCTCGCCAAGATGGAGGACCGCAGCGGCAACTCGGTGACGTTCCACTACTCGGTGCACCATGACAGCGCGGCCTCGGGCTACGAGCAGACGCTGGACCGCATCGAGTACACCGCGTCCTCCGTGGGCGCCGGGATGCCGGCCACCCGCTTCGTCGACTTCGAGTACGTCGCCCGGCCCGACACGTTCATCACCCATGTTTCGGGCTTCAAGCTGGGGAGCGGCCGGCGCCTGAAGGAAATCCGCGTGCGGGCCCCCAACCCCACCGCGGTGGGCCTCGTGCGCCAGTACCGGCTCACCTACGTGCCGGATGCGCAGAGCGGCCTCAGCCTGCTCGACACCTTCCAGGAGTGTGACGGCACCGGCGCCTGCGTCCGCCCCATGTCCTTCGGGTGGACGCCCGGGAGCGCCGAGTTCGAGGAGGTGGACACGGGCATCACGGATGCGACCCAGGGCAGCTCGACCTTCTGGGTGCTCAACCCCGTGGACGTGGATGGTGACGGGCGCGACGACCTGCTCTACCGCAAGCCCTATGACGAGAACGGGCGCTACAAGTGGACGATGCGCACCGTGTCTCCCACGGGCCAGGTCTCCGGAGGCGACGACCAGCTCAACCTCGGCCTCCTGTGCTGGGACGTGAAGGGGGGCCACGACGGGCGCTGGGCGGACGTCAACGCGGATGGGCGCATGGATGTCAGCCTCCTGGAGATCGAGGGGTGCAGCCTCAACCCCGCGAGCCGGCTGAAGCACTACCTGCGCACCAACCACCCGCCGCCCGGCTACAACTGGTACGGCGTCAACGGGGACGAGGGGCGCTCCAGCAGCAGCTTCTGGTACGCGGACCTCCAGGGCGACGGGCTGCCGGACCTGGTGTGGGTGGGCAACCCGGACGACACCCTGTCCCGGCTCGGCTACCGCCCCAACGTGGGCGGCAGCCTGCAGGCCTTCCAGTCCATCCAGACCTCGGAGAAGAACGACAACGCCCAGATGATGGTCAACCTGGACGGCACCGGGAAGTCCAGCGTGCTCATCCTCGAGAAGATCAACTCGCCCTGGTACCCCGGGCAGTACGAGGTGGTGGGCAAGCGCTACTGGGCGGTGACGTGGCGCAATGGCGCCTTCGAGAAGAAGGAGACGACGCTCGTCCGGACGGACGTCTCGGAGAAGCAGTACTTCTTCGCCGACATCACCGGTGATGGGCTGCCGGACGCGCTGCGGGCGCAGAAGACGGGCGGTGACATCGAGGTGCTCGTCAACACCGGGAATGGCTTCGCCGCGCCGTACGTGGTGAGCCTGCCGGCGGGTGCGAAGGTGGGCGCCTTCACCAAGGAGAACGGCATCCGGGTCCTCGACTTCAACGGGGACGGGCGGCAGGACCTGCTGCTGATGGACAACTCGGACGGCCGCTCCCAGCTGGTGGTGCTCCAGTCGGACGGGACGGGCTTCGTGCCGCGCGCGCTCCCCATTCCCGTGGGGCAGTCGACGACGCGGGGCTTCAAGCTCTCGCAGGTGCTCGACTTCAACGGCGACGGGCTGATGGACCTGGCCCAGGTCGTCAATGGCTCGCTGCGCCTCTACAAGCGCAAGGGCCAGGCCTCGGGGATGCTGGAGAGCGTCACGGACTCGCTCGGCTCGCAGGTGCGCTTCAACTACAAGCCCATGGTGGACCCGTCCGTCTATACGCCGGGCACCACCTGCTCCTGGCCGCAGCGCTGCCAGCGCGTGGGCATGTGGCTGGTGTCCGAGCACCTCGCGGACTCCATCGTCGGCTCGATGCGGGTGCGCCAGTACCTCTACGAGGACGGGCGCATGGACGGCATGGGGCGCGGGTTCCTGGGGTTCTCCGCGGTGACGGTGCGCGAGGTGGCGGCCGGCACGGAGCTTCGCGTCGAGTTCGACAACCAGACGCGCGTGGGGACGCAGTACCCCTACGCGCGCAGGCCTCGCAAGGAGGTGGCCCGCGTGACGGGGGGAGGGAGGCTCCAGCTGCAGACGCGGACCGTCGGGTATGACCACCGGGTCCGCGCTGGCGTGGGCGGCGGCAGCGTCTTCACCGTCCTGCCGGAGACGGCGACGGAGGAGGTGTACGACCGGCTGGAGTCGCAACTGGAGACCGAGGGGCTGCTGCGGCGTGTGGACGCCGAGTGGGACCACGACTGGACCTACGGCAACCCCACGCTCCGGCGCGAGACGCTCGGCACGGAGGTGAAGACCTGGACGGCGCAGTACCAGAACGATGCGCTCGCCTGGCTCATCGGCCTGGCCACCACGGAGAGCGAGACGAGCACCGTGGACGGCGTCTCCGTGACGCGCAGCCGCGCCCATGCCTACCAGCCGGGGACGGCGCTGCTGTCCAGCGAGACGGTGGAGCCGGGGGACCCGGTGCTCGAGCAGGTGACCACGTACCTGAGAGACCCGGACGGCCTCGCCTACCAGCTGACCTGCGGCGGCGGGGGTCTGCCGGCCCGGACGAGCAACATCACCTACGACACCGTGGACCGCACGTGGCCGGCGGTGATGACCAACAGCCTGGGTCACGCGGTCAGCCTCGCGTACCACGGAGGCCTGGGCGTCCCAGCGCTGGAGGTGGACGAGAACGGCCTCACCACGCGGCGCCAGTACGACGGCTTCGGACGGCTGCGGAGCGTGGATGCTCCGGGGCTGGGGGACACCGTCTTCTCCTACGCCGCCTGTCCCTCGGGCGCCTCCTGCGCGCTCACCGTGACGAGCCAGCGGCGCACCTCGGCGGCGGTGGATGGCATCCTGGATGAGATGTCCACGGTGGACCGGCTCGGCCGCCCGTTGAGCGTGCGGAAGAAGGGGTTCGGCGGGGAAGCCGTCTACAGCTCGAACGAGTACGACGCGCTGGGGCGGCTGGCGAAGCAATGGGTGCCTTCACCCACGGGCTTCCAGCAGGTGGCCACCACCTTCGCCTACGACAACCTGGGGCGTCAGCTGCGGGTGACGTACCCGGATGGCACCAGCCGCACCTGGCAGTACGAAGGGAACAAGCGCACCGCCTGGGATGAGAAGAACAACCAGGTGGTGACGTGGACGGACGCTCACGGACGGGTCAAGACGACCGAGGACGTGCTGGACACCCGGCGCGTGCTGTCGACGTACACGTATGGTCCCTTCGGAGTGCTCGCATCGGTGACCAACGGCTACGGCCAGGGTCCCCACTTCCAGTACGACCGGCTGGGGCGTCCGACGCGGCTGGATGACCCGGACGCCGGCAGCCTCGTCACCCACTACAACCCCTTCGGCGAGGTCACGGACGAGACGGACGCCAACGGTGACACGACGGTGTACGCGCGGGACGTGCTGGGCCGCATCACCACCAAGACGAACCGGATGGGGGTGTCCCGCTTCACGTGGGACATGCCCACTCCCTCGGTCGGGAAGATTGGGATGCTGCTGAGCAGCTCCCAGGAGGGCGACCCCGCGACGAGCCTGGACGACATCACCGTCGTCTACACCTACGACGCGCTCAAGCGGCCGGTGGGGGAGACGTGGAACGTGGAGGGCTCGGTGTACGGCTTCACCCGGACGTTCGACGACTACGGCCTGATGCGCCAGGTGACGTACCCGGGGGTGGCCTCGCAGCAGCTCGCGCTCGACTACCAGTACAAGCCCTGGGGAACGCTGGAGTCGGTGAAGAACGCGACCAGCGGGCACGTCTACTGGCGCGCCGAGGGGCGCAACGGGCTGGGGCAGCTGACCTCGGAGGTCTTCGGCAATGGCGTGGTGAGCCGGCGCCAGTATGACCTGCGAGGCCGGCCCCTGTTCATCGACACGAAGTCGGGCACGCAGCCGCGCCAGGCGCTGGCCTACGAGTACGAGGCCAATGGCAACATGCGCGCCCGGCATGACCGGGTGGCCCGGACCACCGAGGACTTCACCTACGACACGTTGGACCGGCTGAAGAGCTGGACCGCCTTCCAGAACTGCGGCTCCACGGCGGTGGACTACGGCTACGACGACCTGGGCAACTTGAAGAACCGCACGGTGCGCCAGGGCGTGGGCGAGAGCCTCTCCTACTTCTACGAGGGGACGGGAGGCGCGGGGCCACACGCGGTGTCTCGCTCCTCGCTGGGCTCGTACACGTATGACGGCAATGGCAACCAGCTCACCGCGCCCGGCCGTACGGTGGAGTACACGCCCTTCAACCTGCCCTCGCGCATCATCCAGGGCTCGCAGAGCCTGACGTTCCGCTACGACGCGATGAACCGGCGGACCGTGAAGCGCTCCTCGACGGGAGACGTGACGGTGTACCTCGGCGACCTCTACGAGGTGCGGCGCGCCGCTGCCGGCACGGCGGTGCATGCCTTCAACATCGTGGGCGGGGACCGGCCAGTGGCGCAGGTGGCCTGGGCCACGAGCGCGGCAGGGCAGATAACGGCGCAGAAGGTCCTCTACCTGCACGCGGACCATCAGGGCTCGGTGGAGACGCTGACCGACGAGGCGGGCGCGGTCTTCGAGCGCATGCGGTACGAGCCCTTCGGCGGGCGGCGCCATCCGCAGTCACTGGGCAGCCCGCAGACGCGTGGCAACAACGCTCGGGTGCGTCAGGGCTTCACGGGGCACGAGCATGACGAGGAGGTGAACCTCATCAACATGAACGGCCGGATGTATGACCCGACGCTGGCGCGCTTCCTCAGCGCGGACCCGCTCATGAAGGGACCGCGCACCAGCCAGACGCTCAACCGCTACAGCTACGTGCTCAACAACCCGCTGCGCTACACGGACCCCTCGGGCTTCGAGATCAACGAGCTGCCCGTCATCGTCTATGACAGCTGGTATGGCGGGTACGCCGTCGCGGGAGGCTCCGTCGCGCGCACGAGCCCCTCCGATGGCATCTGCTACGTCAACGCCAACGGGGGGCGGTGCTCGGAGACCATCGAGGTCCAGGCCCGGTGGATACCGTCGGCGGAGTTCAGCTACTTCGTCATGCGGACCCTGTACTCGGCCCGGGACAACTTCAACATTGGGGTCGAGTTCGGGAAGGGCCTGCTCCTGGGCGGAATCGCGGGAGCGGTTCCCTTCCTGGCGCTGGTGCCCCCGCCGGAAGGGAAC
- a CDS encoding GNAT family N-acetyltransferase, producing the protein MPVTLRPAKPSDEPALGRMGAALARLHHDFDPQRFMLPDDVESGYRWWLGKEARNKKAVVIVAELDGEVVGYAYGREEAVDWNALLDRSGGFHDIWVDEKARRAGAGVLLAEELMKRLTALGVPRVVLHVAAKNEAAQRMFAKLGWRPTMVEMTREASAPTDSGEPS; encoded by the coding sequence ATGCCTGTCACCCTCCGCCCCGCGAAGCCTTCCGACGAACCGGCCCTGGGCCGCATGGGCGCGGCGCTCGCGCGCCTGCACCATGACTTCGACCCCCAGCGCTTCATGCTCCCGGACGATGTGGAGTCCGGCTACCGCTGGTGGCTGGGCAAGGAGGCCAGGAACAAGAAGGCCGTCGTCATCGTCGCGGAGCTGGACGGTGAAGTCGTCGGCTACGCCTATGGCCGCGAGGAGGCCGTGGACTGGAATGCCCTGCTGGACCGCAGCGGCGGCTTCCACGACATCTGGGTGGACGAGAAGGCCCGCCGCGCCGGCGCGGGCGTCCTGCTCGCCGAGGAGCTGATGAAGCGCCTCACCGCCCTTGGCGTCCCCCGCGTCGTCCTGCACGTCGCCGCGAAGAACGAGGCCGCCCAGCGCATGTTCGCGAAGCTCGGCTGGCGCCCCACCATGGTGGAGATGACGCGCGAGGCCTCGGCCCCCACCGACTCCGGTGAGCCCTCATAG